From Nitrobacter sp. NHB1, a single genomic window includes:
- a CDS encoding carbohydrate ABC transporter permease: MRTTSAFRTVGFYTALVLLCLFAAFPALWMVITAFKQNTDLYDPNNNPFLFNLPPTLSNIEFLFTQTNFPIFLWNSLFIGVVVVVITLVLAVPAAYSLARLMGHWGEHSSIAIFLVYLIPPTLLFIPLYEIVTALGVANTVWSLILVYPTITVPFCTWLLLSFFRSIPREVEEAALTDGCSRVGVFFRVALPLAVRGITTCIVFAFALSLSDYIYAAVFVSSTASRTVSAGVPTELIRGDIYYWQALMAATAIVGIPLAVIYGLLFDWLVRGFQVELPRSPRA, encoded by the coding sequence ATGCGAACGACATCCGCATTCCGCACCGTCGGCTTTTACACCGCGCTCGTGCTGCTGTGCCTGTTCGCCGCCTTCCCGGCGCTGTGGATGGTGATCACCGCCTTCAAGCAGAACACAGATCTCTACGATCCGAACAACAATCCGTTCCTGTTCAATCTGCCGCCGACCCTGAGCAACATCGAATTTCTGTTCACGCAGACCAATTTCCCGATCTTTCTCTGGAATTCCTTGTTCATCGGTGTGGTCGTGGTCGTCATCACGCTGGTGCTCGCGGTGCCCGCGGCCTACAGCCTGGCGCGGCTGATGGGACATTGGGGCGAGCATTCGAGCATTGCGATTTTCCTCGTTTATCTGATTCCGCCGACACTCCTCTTTATCCCGCTCTATGAAATCGTGACCGCCCTGGGCGTCGCCAATACGGTCTGGTCTCTGATCCTCGTCTATCCGACCATCACCGTTCCATTCTGCACGTGGCTTTTGCTGAGTTTCTTTCGCTCGATTCCGCGGGAGGTGGAGGAAGCGGCGCTGACCGACGGTTGCAGTCGGGTCGGCGTGTTCTTCCGCGTGGCGCTGCCGTTGGCGGTCCGCGGCATAACCACCTGCATCGTCTTTGCCTTTGCATTGTCATTGAGCGACTACATCTATGCTGCGGTGTTCGTCAGCTCGACCGCGAGCCGCACCGTGAGCGCCGGGGTGCCGACCGAACTGATCCGAGGCGACATCTACTATTGGCAGGCACTGATGGCGGCGACGGCAATTGTCGGAATTCCGCTCGCGGTGATTTACGGGCTGTTGTTCGACTGGCTGGTCCGAGGCTTCCAGGTCGAACTTCCCCGCTCCCCGCGGGCCTGA
- a CDS encoding c-type cytochrome — MRLIPTVLLACTALASPMAMAQNTALAAADTQSFDKALASASVERGARIAKQCQICHNVAEGKGAKVGPDLYGVVNRPVASMPGYDYSAPLKAKGGKWTFAELDKWLTNPRADVKGTKMTFAGLKSESKRAAVIAYLNTLSKSPAPLPK; from the coding sequence ATGCGATTGATCCCGACAGTGCTTCTGGCCTGCACCGCCCTCGCGTCGCCCATGGCGATGGCCCAAAACACTGCGCTCGCCGCTGCTGACACACAGTCGTTCGATAAGGCGCTTGCGAGCGCCTCGGTCGAACGCGGTGCGCGGATCGCCAAGCAGTGCCAGATTTGCCACAACGTTGCGGAAGGCAAAGGTGCCAAGGTCGGACCCGATCTCTACGGCGTCGTCAATCGGCCGGTCGCTTCAATGCCGGGCTATGACTACAGCGCCCCCTTGAAGGCCAAGGGCGGCAAATGGACCTTCGCCGAGCTCGACAAATGGCTGACCAATCCGCGTGCCGACGTTAAGGGCACTAAGATGACTTTCGCCGGCCTGAAGAGCGAGAGCAAACGCGCTGCCGTGATTGCCTATCTCAATACGCTCTCTAAGAGTCCGGCGCCGCTGCCGAAATAG
- a CDS encoding PRC-barrel domain-containing protein, with the protein MGKRAITIAAAAAAIGWSLAIVPSVTHAAQPATQSPSEHSRIPVVPAADIVGKLISDRNGNEAGRIASLIIDSTNGKIKYVLIDGSQNFDLGGHLVAVPWLLMAPKPDARTIGINVTADELRHAPLINRSLVYPLVASNSQTRLYGYWGYPNGVDPHGYGDLGPGDPDLLGFSHADNGSASLPGSPGVQTKRSRRDRLTELEHQTDSHAEAQRKSDQKSGATGNQSRNGQQTRNDPVDSLMIDQNTVISTLMSPTITSISGLRSATVYSENGSLIGHIDQAVIDAKRGYIAYLRIRRHGSSQHNGSSHNGSSQHSPTVFALPLQALTWTRHEPGDYRLRVSERLLRNVPSLPANKKSRSTFVPTQQLTELYAHFGIVPYWQEQNATNNPQ; encoded by the coding sequence ATGGGAAAGCGAGCGATAACAATAGCAGCGGCCGCAGCGGCTATCGGTTGGTCGCTGGCAATAGTGCCATCGGTCACTCATGCAGCGCAGCCTGCGACGCAAAGCCCAAGCGAGCATTCCCGGATTCCGGTTGTTCCCGCCGCGGACATTGTCGGGAAACTCATCAGCGATCGGAACGGAAACGAGGCGGGCCGTATCGCTTCACTGATCATCGACAGCACCAACGGGAAGATCAAATACGTTCTGATCGACGGAAGCCAAAACTTCGATTTGGGCGGCCACCTCGTTGCGGTGCCTTGGTTGTTGATGGCTCCCAAGCCTGACGCCAGGACGATCGGCATCAATGTCACCGCTGACGAACTACGCCACGCTCCCCTGATCAATCGCAGTCTTGTCTATCCGCTGGTTGCATCGAATTCACAAACCAGACTTTACGGTTATTGGGGGTACCCGAACGGCGTCGATCCCCATGGTTACGGCGATCTCGGTCCAGGCGACCCTGATCTGCTCGGGTTCTCGCACGCGGATAACGGTTCCGCGTCTCTTCCTGGGTCCCCGGGGGTCCAGACAAAGAGAAGCCGACGCGATCGGCTAACTGAGCTTGAGCACCAAACGGATAGCCATGCTGAAGCGCAACGTAAGAGCGATCAAAAATCAGGTGCCACAGGTAATCAGTCACGAAACGGTCAGCAAACCCGGAATGATCCAGTCGACAGTCTCATGATCGACCAAAACACTGTCATTTCGACGCTCATGTCTCCGACGATCACATCGATATCCGGGCTGAGGTCTGCGACCGTGTATTCGGAAAATGGCAGTTTGATAGGTCATATTGATCAAGCCGTCATCGATGCCAAGCGCGGCTATATTGCGTACCTCCGGATAAGGCGCCATGGGTCTTCCCAACACAATGGATCTTCACACAATGGGTCTTCCCAACACAGTCCAACCGTGTTTGCATTGCCGCTTCAGGCGCTCACCTGGACGCGGCATGAGCCAGGGGATTATCGCCTGAGGGTGAGCGAGCGGCTCCTTCGAAACGTTCCTTCTCTTCCAGCCAACAAAAAGAGCCGGTCGACATTCGTTCCGACGCAGCAACTTACGGAACTCTACGCGCACTTCGGCATCGTGCCGTATTGGCAAGAGCAGAACGCGACGAATAACCCGCAATAA